GGCCGCTGGGTGCGCCGCCGGGCCTGGGTGCTGCCGTTGAGCGACGAAGTAGCGGCGTTGCGCACTTGGCCCGGCTTACGAGCCATCATTGCAGTCGAAACCATTCGGCAGGTGCAGCACCAGCCAGGCACGCACGTCGAGTGGCGCTACTACCTGACCAGTTGCCCCGATGCCCCGGCCGTGCTCATCCAAGCCATCCGTCGCCACTGGGCCATCGAGAATAGCTTGCATTGGGTGCTGGACGTGGTCTTCCGCGAGGACGAGGCCCGCAGTCGTGACCGGGTAGCGACCCGCAACTTCGCGGTCTTGCGCAAGCTGGCGTTCAACCTCTTGCAGCAAGGAAAACACCAGCCTGGCAGTCTGCGGGCTCGACGACGGAACGCGGGCTGGAACGATAACTACATGACCCAACGCCTAACCTGCGCCCGCCAAAACGATCGGGCAACGGTTCCCTAGATTTGATGCGTAAGCCCTGCCTCTTTGTCGAGAAACTGCTTCTTGCCTTGCATCCACGCTCTACGAACTAGGTAAGGGAAACGGACATGCCTTCTGCAACAGCCACGCCCGTTTTCCGGTACCACTCGTCCCGGTCCGAAATTGGCGCCCCAGTAAGGGAAAAAGCAGTACCCGAAACTGGTTTTCGCAATCAAGATACCCTACCTTTAGTTTTCCGCTCTTTCTGGTACCGTTACCTGCCTTTTCATGAAACTCGGCTACGCCCGCGTCAGCACCAGTGAACAAGTCCTGGACCTGCAACTCGACGCGCTGCGCCAAGCCGGCTGCGAGCATCTGTTCACCGATACCGTCTCCGGCGTGCAAGCCCACAAACCCAATTGGGAACGATTGCTCGCCTATGCCCGGCCCGGCGACACCCTCGTTATCTGGCGGCTGGACCGGCTGGGCCGCGCCACCAAGCACCTGATTGCGGTCGTGGAGGACCTCAGGTGTCGCCAACTGCACCTGATTTCCCTGCACGACCCGATTGACACGACTTCGCCCGGCGGGCAACTCGTGTTTCAGATTTTTTGCGCCCTGGCCGAGCACGAGCGCAACGTGCTCGTGCAGCGCACCCGCGCCGGGCTGCACGCCGCCCGCGCCCGCGGCCGGCAGGGGGGGCGGCCGCCGGGCCTGACCCCGCGCTACCAAAAAATCGCGCCCGCGGTCAAGGCGTTGTACGAAGCAGGCCAGCAGTCCACCCGCCAGCTGATGGGCTACTTTTACATCGGCAGCCGCCGCACCCTCTATAAAATGCTGCGCTTCGCCGGCTGTCAGTTTCCGGAAAAGGCCGAGCTTTCCATGGGTACACCGAAAAACCAAGCACTGCCGTAGTCCGTGATTCTTTTGCCTGCCACCCGGCTTATTTGCCCCTGCTTCCTGCGGCGGGGAAGTCGTCATCGCCCGTTGCTGTTCCCGTCCCAGCAACCGGGCGGGGGAGGTACCGGGCCGGTAGTCGCCTAGTTGTTCGTTTGTCCCGCTTCCTGCTCACCCGCTATGCTCCCCCAGCCCCCGACGCCAGCCGCCGCTGCCGCTTTGCCAGCCCCCGACGACCTGCTGCGGGCCGTGGTCGACACTTCGCTTACCGGCCTCATCCTCTTCCAGCCCATGTACGCGCCCCACAACCCGGCCGAAATGGTTGACCTGGCTTACGTGCAGCTTAACCCCGCCGCCCAGCGCATGCTGCAGCTGCCCGAGCACCCCGCCAACACGTTCCTGACGCTCTACCCGAACGCCCGTGAAGCCGGCATTTTCGCCTTTTACCGCACCACCTTCCTTTCGGGGGAGCCCGCCCGCTACGACGTGAATTACCAGCACGACGGGCTCGACAATTATTTCCAGCTCGCCGGGCGGCGCGTGGGGGAGCTGCTGCTGGTCAGCTTCTCCGACACCCGCGACCAGCCCCGCACCGCCGTGGAAGTGGCCCTGCGCGCGAGCCAGGCCGCCGAGCAGGCCGCCCGCGCCGACGCCGAGGCCCAGCGCCAGCGGTTTTACGAGGTGCTCCTGCAAGTGCCGGCTCAGGTCGCCACTTACCACGGCCCCGACCACGTGTTCTCCTTTGTCAATCCGCGCTACCAGGCCTATTTTCCGGACCAGGCGCTGCGGGGTCGCCCCCTGCGGGAGGCCCTGCCCGAAGCCCTAGCGCAAGGCTTTGTCGGCTTGCTTAATCACGTGTTTCAGACCGGCGAGCCGTATTACAGCCCCGAGCAGGAATTTTGGCTGGGCTCGGCGGGCACCGGGCCGCCCGAGCAGTTGTTTCTGAATGCGTTTTTCTGTCCCCTGCGGGATGCGCAGGGCCGCATCGACGGCCTGCTGGACTTCTCCTACGACGTGACCGAGCAGGTGCGGGCCCGCCGGCAGGTCGAGCAGCTCAACCAGCAGCTGGAAGAGCGGGTGCAGGAACGCACCCACGAAACGCAGGCGGCCCGTGCCCAGGCCGAGTGGCAGCGCGCCCGCCTCGAACAGTTTTTCATGCAGGCCCCGGCCGCCATTTGCGTCTTCGATGGGCCCGACTTCCGCTACGAGCTGGTGAACCCCGCCTACCAGGCCCTGTTTGCCGGCCGGCCCCAGCTGGGCCTCACCCTGCTCGACGCCCTGCCCGAGCTGGCCGGCCAGCGCGCCCTGCGCACGCTGCAGCAGGTGTACGACACCGGCCAGACCCACCGCGAAGCGGGCGTGCTGGTGCGCCTGGCCCGACCCGGCGACGGCCAGCTGGAGGACCGCTACTTCGACTACATTCAGCAGGCCCGGCGCTAGGAGCACGGCCGCGTCGACGGGGTGCTGGTGTTTGCCTACGAAGTCACCGACCAGACCCGGGCCCGCCAGCGCACCGAGGCCCTGCAGGCCGAGCTGCTGGCCGCCGCGCAGCGCCAAGTGCAGGCGCGCGAAACCTTCTACCAGGTGTTCGAGGAAACCCCGGCCCTCATCTGCATCCTGCGCGGCCCGGAGCACCGCTACGAGTACCTGAACAGCGCCTACCAACGGCATTTTCCCGGCCGCCAACTGACCGGCCGCCCCGTGGCCGAGGCGCTGCCCGAAACGGTGGAGCAGGGCTTCATCGCGCTGCTCGACGGCGTGTACCACACGGGCCAGACCTACTTTGGCCAGGAGCTGCTGCTCACCATCGAGGCCACCGCCACCGCCCCGGCCCAGGCCGACTACTACAACCTGACCTACCAGGCCTACCGCGAGCAGGGACAGATTGTGGGCGTCTGCGTCTTTGCCTACGTCGTGACGGAGCAGGTGTTGGCCCGCCAGCAGGTCGAGCAACTCAACCAAGAGCTGGAAGCCCGGGTGCAGGAGCGCACCCGGCAAGTAGACGCCGCGCAGGCCGCCACCGAGCACGAGCGGGCCCAGTTGCAAGCGGTGCTCGCCCAGGCCCCGGTGGCCATTGCCTTGTTTGCGGGGGAGGATTTGCGCGTCACCTCGGTCAACGCCGCGATCTCGACGCTGTGGGGCTACCCCCCCGAGCACGTGGTGGGCCGGCCGCTGCTGGAAGCCGTGCCCGAGCTGCAAGGCCAGGGCTTCGACGACTTGCTGCGGCAGGTGCTGCACACCCGGGTGCCCTTTATCGGCACGGAAACGCCCGCCCTGCTGCAGCGGGCGGGCCAGCTCCACACGACCTATTTCAACTTCGTCTACCAACCGCTCTACGAGGCCGATGGCCAGGTGACCAGCGTGCTCTGCCTGGCCGTGGACGTGACCGAGCAAGTATTGGCCCGCCAACAGGTCGAGCAGCTGAACCAAGTGCTGGAAGCCCGGGTGCAGGCGCGCACCCGCGAGTTGCAAACCCTGTTTGCGCAGGCCCCGATGGCCCTGGTGGTGCTGCGCGGCCCGCAGTTTCTCATTGAGCAAGCCAACGCTCAGGCCGGGCACATCTGGGGCGTGGCGGTGGCCGACGTGCTGGGCCGCCCCCACTTCGAGGCCATTCCCGGCTCGGGGGGCCAAGGCTTTGAGCAACTGCTGACGGGCGTGCTGGCCACGGGCGAGGCCGTGGTGCTGCGCGAGGTACTCATCAAGCTGGCCCGCGCCCACACCGGCCAGCCCAGCGAGGGCTATTACAACGTCATCTTCAAGCCCCTCTTCAACGAGGGCCAGCCGCAGGCCACGGGCATCGTGGTGATGTGGACCGAAACCACCGACCAGGTGCTGGCCCGCCAACAGGTGCAGGACCTGAACGAGGAGCTGGCCGCCATCAACGAGGAGCTGGCCGCCATCAACGAGGAGCTGACGGTCACCAACGAGGAACTGCACGAGAGCAACCAACAGCTTACGCGCACCAACGTGGACCTGGACAACTTCATCTACACGGCCAGCCACGACCTGAAGGCCCCGATCACCAACATCGAGGGGCTGCTGCTGGCCCTGGAGCACGAGCTGCCCGCCGCCGCTCGCCCCGGCGACGTGCCCCTGATGCTGACCCTGATGCAGGAGGCCGTGGAGCGCTTTCGGCGCACCATCAATCACCTGACCGACCTGAGCCGCCTGCAAAAAGAGCACAACCCCGATGCTGACGCCGTGGTCTTGGCCCCGGTGGTCGAAGCCGTGCGCCTGGACCTGAGCCCGCTGCTCACTCACACCCAAGGCCAGCTGACGGTGACGATTCCCAAGGGCCTGACCGTGACGTTTGCCGAGAAGAACCTGCGGAGTGTGGTCTACAACCTCTTGAGCAACGCCTTCAAGTACCACCACCCCGACCGCCTGCCCGCCGTGCAGCTGCGCGGCTCACTCACCGACGACTACGCCGTGCTGGAAGTGCAGGACAACGGCCTGGGGCTGGACTTGGCGCAGGGCCAGGAGAAGCTCTTCGCCATGTTTCAGCGCCTGCATACCCATGTCGAAGGCACCGGCGTGGGCCTCTACATGGTCAAGCGCATCCTGGAAAATGCGGGCGGCCGCATTGAGGTAGACAGCCAGCTGGGGCAAGGCTCTACCTTCCGGGTTTATTTTCCCCGTTAACAACGCCAGTTAGGTCCCCGGACCGTATAGTAGTTTAAATGTCCAAGATTCCCGCCGTACTGCTGGTCGATGACGACCCCACTACCAACTTTCTCAATAAAAAGCTCTTGCTACGCCTGGGCGTTACCGACAACATCCGCGTCGCGCTCAATGGACAGGAGGCCCTGCATGAGATGCGGGAACACTGCCAAGAGCAGCCGACCGACTGCCCGGTATTGGTCTTTTTGGACATTAACATGCCCGTCATGAACGGCATCCAGTTTATGGAGGCCTACCAGCAGCTGCCCGTTGAGGAGCAGCGGGCCGTGGTCGTGGTGATGCTCACCACCTCGGTGAGTCCGCGGGACCAGCAGCGGGTGCAGGAGCTGCCCATTGCCGACTACCTGGACAAGCCCCTAACGCAGCAGCAGGTGGAGCGCGTGCTAGCGCAACACTTCGCTGAGTAACTACAGGGCGGGGCAGGTATGGTGGCGTGCGCAGGCAGTTACGGGCTGCCAACTAGTAGTGGCCGCGCTTCCGGCTTTGCTTTCGCAGGTGGTGGTCAACAGGTGCGACCTGGCCGACCTGCGCTCCCTCCGTGGTCGGGGTTCTTCTTGCCAAAAGATACTGTTGGCGAATTCATTGTGGGGCAAAAAGACTATTTTCAGAGGCATCTCAACCGCTTCTGCTCATGAGCTTACACCTCCAACCCAGTATACCTGTTCCGTCTCAAACACGCCAAGTAGCGCAAGCGGCATTCCCGCGTGGCAATCGCTATATGCAGCTGCGGGATACCTTGGGCACGCTGTATGATGACGCCCTCTTTGCCGACCTGTTTCCAACGCGCGGGCAGGCAGCCCAGGCGCCCTGGCAGTTGGCGGTGGTGACGCTGCTGCAATTCGCCGAAAATCTCTCCGATCGACAAGCAGCCGATGCCGTACGGAGTCGTATTGATTGGAAGTATCTGCTGGGCTTAGAACTGACCGACCCCGGGTTTGACTTTAGCCTCCTGTCTGAATTTCGCCAGCGGTTAGTGGCCGGCAAGGCCGAGGAACGCCTGCTCACGCACCTGCTGGGCTGTTGCCAGGACCACCAATGGTTGAAAGCCGGGGGTAAGCAGCGAACGGACTCGACGCATGTGCTGGCTCGTGTCCGGGATATGAATCGAGTAGAGTGCGTGGCGGAAACCATGCGTTTTACGCTCAACCGCTTGGCCACGCTCTTGCCCGAGTGGTTAGCCCGCCACCTGCAGCCGGAGTGGGCCGCTCGGTACGGCCCCCGCGCCGAGGACTACCGCCTGCCCCACACCAACGCCCAGCGATTGGCCTATACGCAGCAAGTCGGGCAGGACGGGTGGTGGCTGCTGGAGCAAATAGAACGGGATGAACAGGCCGCTTTGCTATGGCAGCTGCCAGCCATTGATATCCTGCGCCGGGTCTGGCTATAACAGTTTCGCCTGGTGGATGG
This genomic interval from Hymenobacter sp. GOD-10R contains the following:
- a CDS encoding recombinase family protein, producing MKLGYARVSTSEQVLDLQLDALRQAGCEHLFTDTVSGVQAHKPNWERLLAYARPGDTLVIWRLDRLGRATKHLIAVVEDLRCRQLHLISLHDPIDTTSPGGQLVFQIFCALAEHERNVLVQRTRAGLHAARARGRQGGRPPGLTPRYQKIAPAVKALYEAGQQSTRQLMGYFYIGSRRTLYKMLRFAGCQFPEKAELSMGTPKNQALP
- a CDS encoding PAS domain-containing protein; the encoded protein is MLPQPPTPAAAAALPAPDDLLRAVVDTSLTGLILFQPMYAPHNPAEMVDLAYVQLNPAAQRMLQLPEHPANTFLTLYPNAREAGIFAFYRTTFLSGEPARYDVNYQHDGLDNYFQLAGRRVGELLLVSFSDTRDQPRTAVEVALRASQAAEQAARADAEAQRQRFYEVLLQVPAQVATYHGPDHVFSFVNPRYQAYFPDQALRGRPLREALPEALAQGFVGLLNHVFQTGEPYYSPEQEFWLGSAGTGPPEQLFLNAFFCPLRDAQGRIDGLLDFSYDVTEQVRARRQVEQLNQQLEERVQERTHETQAARAQAEWQRARLEQFFMQAPAAICVFDGPDFRYELVNPAYQALFAGRPQLGLTLLDALPELAGQRALRTLQQVYDTGQTHREAGVLVRLARPGDGQLEDRYFDYIQQARR
- a CDS encoding PAS domain-containing sensor histidine kinase translates to MLVFAYEVTDQTRARQRTEALQAELLAAAQRQVQARETFYQVFEETPALICILRGPEHRYEYLNSAYQRHFPGRQLTGRPVAEALPETVEQGFIALLDGVYHTGQTYFGQELLLTIEATATAPAQADYYNLTYQAYREQGQIVGVCVFAYVVTEQVLARQQVEQLNQELEARVQERTRQVDAAQAATEHERAQLQAVLAQAPVAIALFAGEDLRVTSVNAAISTLWGYPPEHVVGRPLLEAVPELQGQGFDDLLRQVLHTRVPFIGTETPALLQRAGQLHTTYFNFVYQPLYEADGQVTSVLCLAVDVTEQVLARQQVEQLNQVLEARVQARTRELQTLFAQAPMALVVLRGPQFLIEQANAQAGHIWGVAVADVLGRPHFEAIPGSGGQGFEQLLTGVLATGEAVVLREVLIKLARAHTGQPSEGYYNVIFKPLFNEGQPQATGIVVMWTETTDQVLARQQVQDLNEELAAINEELAAINEELTVTNEELHESNQQLTRTNVDLDNFIYTASHDLKAPITNIEGLLLALEHELPAAARPGDVPLMLTLMQEAVERFRRTINHLTDLSRLQKEHNPDADAVVLAPVVEAVRLDLSPLLTHTQGQLTVTIPKGLTVTFAEKNLRSVVYNLLSNAFKYHHPDRLPAVQLRGSLTDDYAVLEVQDNGLGLDLAQGQEKLFAMFQRLHTHVEGTGVGLYMVKRILENAGGRIEVDSQLGQGSTFRVYFPR
- a CDS encoding response regulator — protein: MSKIPAVLLVDDDPTTNFLNKKLLLRLGVTDNIRVALNGQEALHEMREHCQEQPTDCPVLVFLDINMPVMNGIQFMEAYQQLPVEEQRAVVVVMLTTSVSPRDQQRVQELPIADYLDKPLTQQQVERVLAQHFAE